Genomic DNA from Mixophyes fleayi isolate aMixFle1 chromosome 7, aMixFle1.hap1, whole genome shotgun sequence:
AAGGGGAAATTGGTATTTGATCAAATGGCCAAGGTTTCCCCGACCTGAGTAAAGGTACTGTCCTGGTCTTAGAGCTGGTAGGTGATTTTCTCCATGCGTATGACGAACCAAACGAGGGGGGGTCTCGATGCTTCTAGAAATTGCCTATAAATCATTTTGCTCTCGACAAGGATATAGGAGGATGGTTTAGCTGAGCGCTTGTCAGCGTCTTCTAGGGGGTAGCATAGAAGGACGGACCAGGGATTTATAAGAACCTGACAAGGGAGGAACGGGATATAAGGTCTCGGACCTTATCCCAAAAGGGGCGAGATTAAATATCTATTCTTCAGAAAATGGATCAGGACCATTAAGATCAGTTAGATGGATTCTCTCCCTACTGTTATCAATATGCATTCAGTAGTCCATACCGAACTGGGTGACCAACCTCTGAGATGTGTCTTATTGTGTGATGTGTTACTATGCTGTGGTTAAGCCCAATCGCTTGGGGTCCGTTTGCTTTACACCATAGTTACACTGCTGATATGCTGGGACAGAGATTTATTCAGACAAAGGTTGTATATGGGTGGTTTTGTCTGGGTACTCTACATTCTGTTGTTGGCTTTTGTCTAAATTACCGTGGTGTGTGTTTGTACCCAtggtagggaacttagactgtaagctctaatggcaGAGTAGTAAATATTCTCTGACTGTACAGTGAGCGCTGTGTATTGTGATAAACATATAGCTAAAAAGTGCTCAGCTCCTAATTATTACCGTCATGCAATGGGCtgactcagccaatcacaaaccGGTAAGGAATGGGGCAGCCCTGTAAAGATGGTTGTCAGAGTGCGACATTACATAGAGAGACACTTACTAATCCGTTCTGCAAAGCAGCTGCAGCGGGCGGCTGGGGGCTGGGGACACTCACTCTGAAAGAGACAAACCGAAGTAAGAAAGAAGAGTGTAGATCGCCctttatgtcatcatcatcatcagttatttatatagcaccactaattctgcagcgctgtacagagaactcactcacatcagtcccacatcagcaacatctccacgtgaaaagtggagatgttgcctattgcaaccaatcagattctagctgtcattctgtaaaatgtactaaataaatgataactagaatgttgctattgacaacatctccacttttcaaacccgctggaaactcgcagtttgatacatttaccccccagacaGCTAACTGGCTGCTGCATTTAACTGACTTAACAACAACCAGCAGCCTCTGTACAGACTTCTCCAAGCTTATGTCTGGAGCAGCGTCTGTTACCTGGACCAAAGCGTTTTTAGGAATAAGGTCCCCCAGGGTTCTAGTAGTTGCGGATACGGGACTTTATTgacaaaaaaagttattttcggGAGTTCTCCTTTAATACTACTGGAAAATTTGTATCACACGTTATAAACAGTGGTACAAAGGGCCACATTCACTCTTCACATTAGGACCATTGAGAGTGAACAGGTTGCGTTATACATAACAGAGGCGGCTTCCTGTACCTGTTCCGCTGAGGTTGCGCTGCAGGTTTGGCGGCTGTGTAGCTGGAGGAAGCGGGTGCTTTGGAAGAGGAGGCCTGAGATCTGAGCAATGCAGCGTGTCTGCAAAACAAATGATAACTTATATCACACTGCTGAACAAATAGTTCACAAAATGTTTATTCAGGGATCAGTtataaacagcattttttttaagcaAGATAAATACCATATACTATGTTCCATATGTAGTCCAACATTTAGGTGGGTTACACTGGTGAGTTGGCACCTATTGGTATTAACCTTTTTGTCCAAGTCATTCATATGTTAATAATGTTAAAGTCAATAGGACAAAtcaatagccaatcagagcattacaaAATAAATGCTGCTGGTTCTAACAGTAGCCAATTAGAGCATTAGAACTAGActaacctgcagccaatcagagcgttAAGATCCACAGGACTACACCAATctatagccaatcagaacatttacAAAGCTAGACCAACCTCTACTCAACAGAATCATTAGACCGTTCACTGTCCCAGATCCAACCTTTAGCCAATCCAAAGAGCTAGCACAAAtgataaccaatcagagcattagaacattcacaaggCTAGACCAACCTGTGACCAATAAGAGCATTAGACCATTCACAGGACTAGGGTCAACCCGTCACAACAGaagttaacaaagtcaacaaaaaaaaaagcaactgaatatttttaaaacaattctATCCATTAACTTAAGTTCATAAATTCAAATTgaagttttttttcttcctttgaagCAAAAATTGGTTCACTTTAATCTCATGATTTATTCCTGACGAGGTTGGATTAGTCGGACGTGTACAGTGGAATATAAGTGCTACCACTTGTTTCCTTTGTAGGTGCCTATGACAAGGGACATAACCTCTACTGTATTAATTTCTAAAAGCAGACAGTGGAAGTGGGAGAGACTAGACCAACCTACAGCCAATCAAAACATTAGAATGTTAACAGTACTACAAAGTTTGACAAGTCAACTTCCCCCTCCTGCACCCATGTGTAGACAAGTTTGAAGTGGGAGTGGCTAGGCCCAAAATTATCCAATGTGATCATCAAAAACCGTTAATGTCAGCACAGAGTAGACAAAACGTTCATACATTCAACTTGCTTTTTGTTTTCAAACCTTATCATTGAGTGAATATCCAACGCTAAGCCTTCACAGGTGTAAGGATAGATCTGTCTGGCTGCTGAAGCAGATTATTCAGTATAGTACTGGATACAGCATGTTATGCTACACAATGAATTAACACAATAGAATAGAACACCCGGAGGCCACAGGACAGTCACGTCGCTGGAAGCTCACCCTGCTCTGGAGATCGGGGCGCTCGTGCCTTTGCATTCGTGATCAAGCGGGTGCCGGTGTTTGAGGCAGAAGTTTCCATGGCAGTCGTCACATATCACCTTCATCAGCTCTTTCTGTCGACAGCCCGGCTTCCCACACTTGTTAGTGAATATCTTAATATTAAACGCAGAGACCCATTACCATGAGTGTAAGAATATATCACCATGATGacagacaattattattattaatttttatttatagggcgccaggtgtccgtagcgccgtacagggacaaacgaaattacaatacgaggtgagacagcacagtacagtaaacaataagcacagtaactccgtgagctcaaagcacagctaggagcgggggaggggaaggtccacatacgacggagcccaagagggagggcacggatgacagggagatccccagaggggagaggagggagcgagaggggacagggggaagagggtcctccaGGAGGAGgacaaggtagctggagagcagagttaaaagtggtgaagacaggaggagagatggccctgctcaaaggagagtacaatctaaggggtggggtagacagacagagagacacgggggagagagggagagaaggaggaacggaggataaggaaaGGGAAGGgtaatgaaggggaagaggcagaagaaaaggtaggaaattaagtgggagactggaaggctttaagaaaaaggtgggtttttaaaggcCGCTTGATTACTAGTGGGGACCCATGACGTGACCTCTGAAGTCCTCACCTTACGTTTCTGCTGAGCCGGGTCAGACTTGCAGTCACGGTCAATGTGCTCTCCGACTACTGCGTCCGGAGTCTGACCCCTCTTCACCGGGATTGGGGTGTTACAGAGGGGACACACTGGAACCTGCACATCCTGACAGACAGAGATCCCTATTGTGAGAGAGTAACAACCAACTGCAATCTAAGGAAGGTCTATGCCCCAACTGATGGGCTAATTACCTTCATGTAGGCAGAGCTGCAGCCATGCAGCACGTACGTAATGTGGTCCTTGCAGAATATTTGCTCACATGCGTCACATTTTAGAGGGAGGAAATCTGTGGGGTACAAGGAAGCAGTGAGAAGGTGACCCACATATTATATCGCCCATCACCATTCAGCCCCAGGTTAATGGCACCCAGTGAACAGACCAGAGTTTTGTCCTTACCAAGCTGCTTGCAAGTTGATTCTGAACAATGTTTGCCGAGGTCTGGAAACTCCATGATAACAAGGATACAGCATCTACAGACAGAACCAATATTCATgtcataaaattattattacattggcCGCTCTACTTAGGAACAATTCAAAATTGTCCTCTTATTGCAACCTAATGTTGAGTTTGTATGGACGACAAAACACTGATTAATTCTACTCCTTTTCTGACACGTTAAAACATATTATTAAAGCTATGTATTCTCCCATCGTTAAACCTTTAACCACGTACTGCAAATCATATATTGAGAAAAAGTATTAGTTAAATGTATGAATGcttttatatgtaatatattatttgttaCATCCAGACCTTCTCCCACCttaaaaaacattgccagaatatacccttttcttactcaacatgctaccaaaacttttatctattctcttatcatctcccgtcttgactactgcaacctcctgcgaTCAGGCATTCCCGATACCCATATATCCagacttcaatccatcctaaatgctgctgcaagactgatctttctctctcaccgctccacatctgctgctccactttacaaatccctacactggctccctgtgtcctccagaatccaattcaaatgactcactattacctacaaaaccctcaacaccacccctgcatatatctcaaatctcctatcagaatactctccctcccgccctcttagatctacctctgacctgcgccttgtctcgtctctggtaaccacctctcactcccgtctacaagacttctcccgtgctgctccccacttatggaattccctacctcgctcaatcagactttcccacagccttcaaacttTTAGACGCTCTTTCaatacccatctcttttttagagatgaccttatccccgataacactagtcacactaatgcaccctcacaactatcccaatctccactctgagccacagtcgctcctcttgtttcagctgtgccctcttccacttagaatgtaagatctctaatgagcagggtcctccatagcctttgttttcatgtctgcatttatttttgtctaccttgtatgtcccttttttatgtatgttgttttccctactgtacgcgCTGTGAAGCCTTACAAATctgcaaaaatataattaaaataatttgttcTGGCCTTGTCATATCATAAGGAGGTCAATGAACACTAAACGTATTATTTAATGTGAAGGTAAGAGGATTCTggattcagattctagctatcatttatataatacagtctagtaatgatcgctagaatctgattggttgctatgggtaacatctacaattttactttttagaaggtttagtaaatctacccaaaatTCCTGCACTCTTGGTAAGAAAACAGTGGCAGCCAACGTGAAGGTAGCCATTTCCTCATATAATTACATATGAATAAATGGACGTGCACAGTGTATTCAATGCTTATCAAGCTTTATTCATTCCATGACATTTTAAAGTTTTAGTAATAAGAATCTAAATTTAAGAAAACGTCAgcaattttatggaaaaaaaaagcgTAATCACCAGAGTGTTTTATACAGGTCCCAGAAATCCAAAGTGACCTAGACTATCCATAATAGTAGCGGTGcaatattccttataatacacaggttTTCCTAACGAACACTGAATCAATGACATCTGAACTcaatgtttatacagatattaacaATGCTTGTGTATAAATTATATAGTTAAGCCACTCAAAAGTTAATTTACCTTATTAAATCTACAGTTCAACTTCACCCAAACAAATTCGATTTTATTCACCAAATATTACAGTAAGCTGCAATGTGTTGAATGTGGCATGGTGCAAGTAGCAACCTCCCAAAGGATTTTTCGTGTTTCATTTTTGTATGTTACCCTTCTATTCTCTACTGAGCAATGAAGAACAGTAACTGACAAATAAGGGGGAAATGCAATTCAGCACAATGTGCTTCCGGACCGTCCACAGAGACACATTGCAccgatgttatggcaggaatctccacTAATTTATTTTGCACTCCAcagaggtgtgcagaaaaatgagcggagatttctatcgTAATCGCTGGCAATGACAGATATTGTGGTGATGTCCGCGTAGGACATCACCAGCAACTGAATCTCCCACTAAGAGTCAGTTTGCCATTTTAGCCGGATTGTTTACTTTCTGACCTGTGCGCTAAATATA
This window encodes:
- the ZFAND2B gene encoding AN1-type zinc finger protein 2B isoform X3, encoding MEFPDLGKHCSESTCKQLDFLPLKCDACEQIFCKDHITYVLHGCSSAYMKDVQVPVCPLCNTPIPVKRGQTPDAVVGEHIDRDCKSDPAQQKRKIFTNKCGKPGCRQKELMKVICDDCHGNFCLKHRHPLDHECKGTSAPISRAG
- the ZFAND2B gene encoding AN1-type zinc finger protein 2B isoform X2; the encoded protein is MEFPDLGKHCSESTCKQLDFLPLKCDACEQIFCKDHITYVLHGCSSAYMKDVQVPVCPLCNTPIPVKRGQTPDAVVGEHIDRDCKSDPAQQKRKIFTNKCGKPGCRQKELMKVICDDCHGNFCLKHRHPLDHECKGTSAPISRAGHAALLRSQASSSKAPASSSYTAAKPAAQPQRNRVSVPSPQPPAAAALQNGLSEEEALQRALEMSLAESAPNVTQQNRYSERRSGRRGLSTGPSSVR
- the ZFAND2B gene encoding AN1-type zinc finger protein 2B isoform X1, with the translated sequence MEFPDLGKHCSESTCKQLDFLPLKCDACEQIFCKDHITYVLHGCSSAYMKDVQVPVCPLCNTPIPVKRGQTPDAVVGEHIDRDCKSDPAQQKRKIFTNKCGKPGCRQKELMKVICDDCHGNFCLKHRHPLDHECKGTSAPISRAGHAALLRSQASSSKAPASSSYTAAKPAAQPQRNRVSVPSPQPPAAAALQNGLSEEEALQRALEMSLAESAPNVTQQNSGQEDEDLALARALSASEEEYRRQQAGQSRSAKQTTCNLC